A stretch of Glandiceps talaboti chromosome 18, keGlaTala1.1, whole genome shotgun sequence DNA encodes these proteins:
- the LOC144449719 gene encoding atrial natriuretic peptide receptor 1-like — protein MTLGNRNRIFGTFVLVIFLNWKVTDGADTELKIGWVTKTRITSFNPLYNYGAIVMALEDIERDFLLPGYSFRILWRDGCSDEDGIYPSTEFYYIDDVDVIFGPPCSSGTIPVATLTSSWNLPHLTWVSTSSELADKSRFTTLGRTLPDFSKLAPFILELFYYFKWNRAVVLWSRSAPLCQNAAVAVDNILVANDMTVAHIYSFTDDISDAEMVRMLTSVKISGRNGDVERNFLLHAHDNAMTNGDYVFILPKLHSMVTNSQPWMYGDERDEDAKKAYETALEILFATPSGQEFDDFRDDIITKARVNPYNWTMPEDAIGSMYASYLYDAMYLYALAANKTLDMGGDLRNGSLMFQNMKGFRFRGKSGDVVINDDVEREPIGWIRDLRPSGHFEKIIEVQVNEDGTKQMVTINEPLWGENRIEAPRDMPECGFFDELCPPTLDRNMIITITILVLILVTSIVAVFYFVYRRKKREEELYNMLWKVNYSDIVFNKNRRHGSLISGLSAKSINSVRSNYNVSLGPEQTFTNIGFYRDNLVAIKRIEKDSITITRAILLEMKEMREMNHGNVNSFIGVCSEPPNMCILMQYCTKGSLQDILENDDIKLDWLFKTSLLSDVVMGMEYIHKSTIGSHGHLKSSNCVVDSRWVLKITDYALNRFKDDHKDIGEYAHYSSMLWTAPELLRDPNPPLNGTKKGDIYSFAIIIRETLTRNGGFDTLQLTPKDIIELIRKGGDKPYRPSVVIESDSTSEQSGFVNLMEDCWDEEADNRPTFCDIKRKVKMITHGKSMNIIDNILNMMEMYANNLEEIVEERTRQLIEEKKKTDRLLYNMLPKSVADKLKVGTRADPESYDHVTIFFSDIVGFTSFSAESTPMQVVDFLNDLYSMFDDTIVNFNVYKVETIGDAYMVVSGLPQRNGKRHAGEIANMALHLLSEVTTFKIRHLPERQLQLRVGIHTGACVAGIVGLTMPRYCLFGDTVNMASRMESNGQALRIHISESTHCALTDLGGYEMIIRGPITIKGKGVVTTYWLEGSDSFAKPLPTVKSSIAVMPSVSSA, from the exons AATATTATGGCGTGACGGTTGCTCTGACGAGGACGGAATATACCCAAGTACTGAATTTTACTACATTGACGATGTAGACGTCATCTTTGGACCACCATGTTCATCAG gTACTATTCCCGTTGCTACGTTGACCTCATCATGGAATTTACCACACCTAACGTGGGTTTCAACCAGTAGTGAACTGGCAGACAAAAGCCGTTTTACTACTCTTGGACGAACTCTTCCTGATTTCAGTAAATTGGCACCCTTCATTTTggaattattttattatttcaaatggaaCAGAGCG GTTGTGTTGTGGTCACGGTCTGCACCACTTTGTCAAAATGCTGCTGTAGCAGTAGATAATATCCTTGTAGCCAACGATATGACAGTCGCTCACATCTACAGTTTTACTGATGACATATCAGATGCTGAAATGGTACGGATGTTGACTAGTGTGAAAATATCTGGCCGGA ATGGTGATGTTGAAAGAAATTTCCTCCTGCATGCACATGACAACGCAATGACGAATGGagattatgtattcatattacCAAAACTGCATTCAATGGTTACGAATTCACAGCCATGGATGTATGGTGATGAGCGAGATGAAGATGCTAAAAAGGCTTATGAAACAGCGTTAGAA ATTTTATTTGCGACTCCAAGTGGACAAGAGTTCGATGACTTCCGTGATGATATCATAACCAAAGCCAGGGTAAATCCGTACAACTGGACAATGCCTGAGGATGCTATC GGAAGTATGTATGCTTCATATCTTTACGACGCTATGTATCTGTACGCATTAGCCGCAAACAAGACTCTTGACATGGGTGGTGATCTGCGAAATGGTTCTTTGATGTTTCAGAATATGAAAGGCTTTAGGTTTAGAG GTAAATCGGGCGATGTAGTTATTAACGATGATGTCGAACGAGAACCTATTGGTTGGATAAGAGATTTAAGACCCAgtggtcattttgaaaaaatcatTGAAGTTCAAGTAAATGAAGacggcacaaag CAAATGGTAACGATTAATGAACCCTTGTGGGGCGAAAATCGGATTGAAGCACCTAGAGACATGCCGGAATGTGGATTTTTTGATGAATTGTGTCCACCAACGTTAG ATAGAAACATGATTATTACAATCACGATCCTTGTCCTGATTCTCGTTACTAGCATTGTAGCAGTCTTCTACTTTGTGTACCG GCGTAAGAAACGTGAAGAAGAGTTGTATAACATGTTATGGAAAGTCAATTATTCCGATATCGTATTCAATAAAAACCGTAGACATGGAAGTCTG ATAAGTGGGCTCAGTGCCAAAAGTATCAACAGTGTCCGGTCTAACTACAATGTCAGCTTGGGACCAGAACAGACCTTCACGAACATTGGCTTCTACAGGGACAACTTGGTTGCTATTAAACGAATAGAGAAAGATTCCATTACTATCACTCGTGCGATTTTACTCGAGATGAAAGAG ATGCGGGAAATGAACCATGGTAATGTTAATTCATTTATCGGTGTCTGTTCGGAGCCTCCAAACATGTGCATACTTATGCAATATTGCACAAAGGGTAGTTTACAG GATATCCTTGAGAATGATGATATTAAATTGGATTGGTTATTCAAGACATCACTATTGTCGGATGTTGTAATg GGAATGGAATACATTCACAAATCTACGATTGGGTCTCACGGACATCTGAAGTCTTCGAACTGTGTTGTCGACAGCCGTTGGGTACTGAAAATCACTGACTACGCTTTGAATCGTTTCAAGGATGACCATAAAGACATTGGGGAATATGCGCATTATTCGA GTATGCTGTGGACTGCTCCTGAATTACTGCGTGATCCTAATCCACCTTTGAATGGTACCAAGAAAGGAGATATTTACAGCTTCGCTATAATCATCAGAGAAACACTGACAAGAAATGGTGGCTTCGACACATTACAACTGACGCCGAAAG atatcattgaattgATTCGAAAGGGTGGCGATAAACCTTACAGACCCAGTGTTGTAATCGAATCAGACTCTACTAGCGAACAAAGTGGCTTTGTGAATTTGATGGAAGACTGCTGGGATGAAGAAGCAGACAATAGGCCAACGTTTTGTGATATCAAACGAAAAGTGAAGATGATTACACATGGAAA GAGTATGAACATTATTGACAACATTCTTAATATGATGGAGATGTATGCAAACAATTTGGAAGAAATAGTTGAGGAAAGAACCCGTCAGCTAattgaagaaaagaagaaaactgATCGACTTCTGTACAATATGTTGCCAAA GAGTGTAGCTGATAAGCTTAAAGTTGGGACACGAGCTGACCCCGAGTCTTACGATCACGTCACCATCTTCTTCTCGGATATTGTCGGGTTTACAAGTTTCAGTGCTGAGAGTACACCAATGCAG GTGGTGGATTTTCTAAATGATCTGTATTCGATGTTCGATGACACAATCGTCAACTTCAACGTCTACAAG GTTGAAACGATAGGAGACGCGTACATGGTGGTTTCTGGTTTGCCTCAACGAAATGGTAAACGTCACGCAGGTGAAATAGCCAACATGGCGTTACATTTACTCAGTGAAGTCACCACATTTAAAATACGACACTTACCAGAAAGACAGTTACAACTTCGCGTCGGTATTCACACTGGTGCCTGCGTTGCTGGGATAGTTGGACTTACTATGCCACGATATTGTCTCTTTGGTGATACTGTCAATATGGCGTCGAGAATGGAATCCAATGGACAAG CTCTTCGTATTCACATCAGCGAATCAACACATTGCGCCCTCACAGATTTGGGAGGATATGAAATGATAATTCGAGGACCAATCACCATAAAG GGGAAAGGAGTCGTTACTACGTATTGGCTTGAAGGAAGCGATAGCTTTGCGAAGCCACTACCTACAGTCAAGTCATCTATCGCAGTCATGCCCTCTGTATCGTCTGCATAG